In a genomic window of uncultured Sphaerochaeta sp.:
- a CDS encoding sugar ABC transporter permease: MKAHTKGNFHQTAAPLLFLLPNILIFATFIIIPAIQGLRMSFTEWGVFTEPRFIGFANFSELLGDEVFWKTFSNTLVYSLFTVSLIMVYALMLAMLLHKNSLKGEKLFRSLFYIPSLLSMITVGIAWRFILGDEMGIINYLLRTMGGDGVRWLTDSKLAMVSIITVSIWAQAGYYMVILIAGLQAIPTELYEAATIDGSSAPRTFVSITLPLLRSTLLVVLVLATIASFKAYELIAVMTKGGPGYATKFIVQQVYQVAFLEDRLGYASAMSIVLMIIISLFTVVQFKVSGKEKSYE, encoded by the coding sequence ATGAAAGCACACACCAAGGGAAACTTTCACCAGACAGCAGCCCCGCTGCTCTTCCTGCTTCCCAACATCCTGATCTTCGCCACCTTCATCATCATCCCCGCCATCCAGGGGCTGCGTATGTCCTTCACCGAATGGGGGGTCTTCACCGAACCTCGGTTCATCGGCTTTGCAAACTTTTCCGAACTGCTCGGCGACGAAGTCTTCTGGAAAACCTTCAGCAATACCCTGGTGTATTCGCTGTTCACCGTCAGTCTGATCATGGTCTATGCACTGATGCTTGCCATGCTGCTGCATAAGAACTCCCTGAAGGGAGAAAAGCTCTTCCGATCGCTCTTCTACATTCCCAGCCTCTTGAGCATGATCACCGTCGGTATCGCATGGCGGTTCATCCTCGGCGATGAGATGGGCATCATCAACTACCTCTTGCGCACCATGGGCGGGGATGGAGTGCGCTGGCTTACCGACAGCAAGCTTGCGATGGTCTCCATCATCACCGTCTCCATCTGGGCCCAGGCCGGGTACTACATGGTCATCCTCATCGCAGGGTTGCAGGCCATCCCCACCGAGCTCTACGAGGCAGCCACCATCGACGGCTCCTCAGCCCCACGCACCTTCGTCTCCATCACCCTGCCGCTGCTCAGAAGCACCCTGCTGGTGGTATTGGTGCTTGCCACCATCGCCTCCTTCAAGGCCTATGAGCTGATAGCAGTCATGACCAAGGGAGGCCCTGGCTACGCGACAAAGTTCATCGTCCAGCAGGTCTACCAAGTAGCCTTCCTGGAGGACCGGTTGGGCTACGCCAGTGCCATGTCCATCGTATTGATGATCATCATCAGCCTCTTCACCGTCGTACAGTTCAAGGTGAGCGGGAAGGAGAAGAGCTATGAATAA
- a CDS encoding carbohydrate ABC transporter permease produces the protein MNKKKTLSILQYALLVLLALATLLPVLWVVLSSFKPQSELFRVPLTFIPKDWTIQNYQSSLRAGNFPVYFSNTVFVAVVSTALTVLINLMAGYALAKYIFKGRDVIFTIMIATLMIPLQVIMIPIFLQLKNLGMLNSLWGIIIPPAATPTGVFLARQYLVTLPNSLIEAARIDGAREHTIFFRLIVPMSKPIVATIAIFSFMWRWNDYLWPLIVITDNRKQTIQQALANFVGQLQINWSDLLAMTTIAIIPVIVVFLAFQRFFFSGIAAGSVKG, from the coding sequence ATGAATAAGAAGAAAACCCTCTCCATCCTCCAGTATGCACTGCTCGTGCTTCTGGCGCTTGCCACCCTGCTACCGGTACTCTGGGTTGTCCTCTCCTCGTTCAAGCCGCAGAGCGAGCTCTTCCGCGTCCCGCTGACCTTCATCCCCAAGGACTGGACCATACAGAACTACCAATCATCCCTCAGGGCAGGGAACTTCCCCGTCTACTTCTCCAATACGGTGTTCGTGGCGGTGGTCTCGACAGCACTGACAGTGCTGATCAACCTCATGGCAGGGTACGCCTTGGCCAAGTACATCTTCAAGGGACGGGATGTGATCTTCACCATCATGATTGCCACCCTCATGATCCCCTTGCAGGTCATCATGATCCCGATCTTTTTGCAGCTGAAGAACCTGGGGATGCTCAACTCACTGTGGGGAATCATCATTCCTCCCGCAGCAACTCCCACCGGGGTCTTCCTTGCCCGCCAGTACCTGGTCACCCTGCCAAATTCACTGATCGAGGCGGCACGCATCGATGGTGCACGTGAGCACACCATCTTCTTCCGCCTCATCGTGCCGATGAGCAAGCCCATTGTGGCAACCATTGCCATCTTCAGTTTCATGTGGCGTTGGAACGACTACCTCTGGCCCTTGATCGTCATCACAGACAATCGCAAGCAGACAATCCAGCAGGCGTTGGCGAACTTCGTCGGCCAGCTGCAGATCAACTGGTCGGACTTGCTGGCAATGACAACCATCGCCATCATCCCCGTGATCGTCGTCTTCCTCGCCTTCCAACGATTCTTCTTCTCCGGCATCGCAGCCGGCTCAGTCAAAGGATAA
- a CDS encoding TIM-barrel domain-containing protein produces MKHVIRNLRTCTLASSSTVVAIGEGGSVTLAFLSSEIIKVSYDFAGITIDKTLEKASDFITKPATHLDTSDPVLIKEEKEAYILTCGQSRVVLEKEHALVSVWHQGRLAHGGRVGTADTVLPSYQVRCFTKEGSKDSFSRFNFPLDPEDEFYGLGDKSGSPNRRGRRFSMFNRDSLGYDASNSDPLYKSIPFLLKVNPDQGVTSGLLFDQSMIKLFDLGRESPYFFSVEVEGGPYGYVVLLGNSYHEVLKNYCQVTGFPAFPPLFSFGFFGSSMNYAEPDDAKERILEYFATVEEHQIPCEGMYVSSGYLKSAEGKRYAFLWNKQKFPDHKSFLTSLSERGYNLCMNIKPGILVSHPWYGELKEKGFLIKDQEGKPYQEFFWGGEASFIDFNNPQAKEWWKSQLKAQYLDHGCTGIWNDNNELELEDVGLEAFKTKALYPIRMAQASYEAFKEERPDERPWIYSRSGYAGLQRFARTWSGDNVSDWKTLHYNQLMGIGFGLSGLPYFGHDLGGFFGPFPEEELLIRSCQSAVLQGRFVMHSWREEGTPTEPWSYPTALEPIRSLILEHYRFMPYLYSCAYEAAVEGKPIERSLHLEFPEDQALKSDTVHSLFGPSLLKVLVTEKGCHEARVHLPKGLWWYDKAGMAIEGGCDLTVPYPCNGEVVWFAREGSSIPTAPHLTHLGTAFFEQVEFLVFPVRTTGKEVISTYFEDDGKTELHKQNCNLWSLKVSENQVVVTRTIVAQSEPAGRLFTLKVGTRKFEFNPASLKRGESISFAF; encoded by the coding sequence ATGAAACATGTCATCCGCAATCTCAGGACCTGCACCCTTGCATCATCCTCTACCGTAGTCGCCATCGGAGAGGGAGGCTCGGTCACCCTTGCCTTTCTCTCCTCTGAGATCATCAAGGTCTCCTACGATTTTGCCGGTATCACGATCGACAAGACCTTGGAGAAGGCAAGTGACTTCATAACCAAACCGGCAACGCATCTGGATACCAGTGATCCTGTCCTGATCAAAGAAGAGAAGGAAGCATACATCCTCACCTGCGGCCAAAGCCGGGTGGTGCTGGAGAAGGAGCATGCCTTGGTAAGCGTCTGGCACCAGGGCAGGCTTGCCCATGGGGGACGTGTCGGCACAGCCGATACGGTCCTGCCCTCCTACCAGGTCCGCTGCTTCACCAAGGAGGGGTCCAAGGATTCATTCAGCCGGTTCAACTTCCCCTTGGATCCTGAGGATGAGTTCTATGGGCTGGGGGACAAGAGCGGCAGTCCCAACAGACGGGGACGGCGGTTCTCCATGTTCAACCGTGACTCGCTTGGCTACGATGCATCCAATTCCGATCCGCTGTACAAGTCCATACCCTTCCTCCTGAAAGTGAATCCGGATCAAGGAGTGACCAGCGGCCTGCTCTTTGACCAGAGCATGATCAAGCTCTTCGACCTGGGCAGGGAGAGCCCCTACTTTTTCTCGGTTGAGGTGGAAGGAGGGCCGTACGGCTATGTGGTACTGTTGGGCAACTCCTACCATGAGGTGCTGAAAAACTACTGCCAGGTGACCGGCTTCCCGGCCTTTCCCCCGCTGTTCAGCTTCGGATTCTTCGGTTCCTCGATGAACTATGCCGAGCCTGACGATGCCAAGGAGAGGATTCTGGAGTACTTCGCCACGGTGGAGGAGCACCAGATACCTTGTGAGGGGATGTATGTCTCCTCGGGCTACCTGAAGAGTGCAGAGGGAAAGCGGTATGCCTTCCTCTGGAACAAGCAGAAGTTTCCCGACCACAAGAGCTTTCTCACCTCGCTCTCCGAGCGTGGGTACAACCTGTGCATGAACATCAAGCCCGGCATCCTGGTTTCACACCCCTGGTATGGTGAGCTGAAAGAGAAGGGATTTTTGATCAAGGACCAGGAGGGCAAGCCCTACCAGGAGTTCTTCTGGGGCGGGGAAGCCTCGTTCATCGACTTCAACAACCCCCAGGCCAAAGAGTGGTGGAAGAGCCAGCTCAAGGCGCAGTATCTCGACCATGGGTGCACCGGCATCTGGAACGACAACAATGAGCTGGAGCTTGAGGATGTGGGGCTTGAGGCGTTCAAGACCAAGGCCCTCTATCCGATCAGGATGGCCCAGGCAAGCTATGAGGCGTTCAAGGAAGAACGGCCTGATGAGCGGCCCTGGATCTACTCCAGAAGCGGCTATGCGGGCCTCCAGCGCTTCGCAAGGACTTGGTCGGGAGATAATGTCAGCGACTGGAAGACGCTGCACTACAACCAGCTGATGGGCATCGGGTTCGGTCTCTCGGGCCTTCCCTACTTCGGCCACGACCTGGGAGGATTCTTCGGGCCTTTCCCCGAGGAGGAGCTGCTCATCCGTTCCTGCCAGTCTGCAGTGTTGCAGGGCAGGTTTGTGATGCACTCCTGGCGGGAAGAGGGGACTCCGACCGAGCCGTGGTCGTACCCTACTGCACTTGAGCCCATCCGCTCCCTCATCCTGGAGCACTACCGTTTCATGCCCTACCTGTACAGCTGTGCGTATGAGGCAGCGGTGGAAGGAAAGCCGATCGAGCGTTCGCTCCATCTGGAGTTCCCTGAAGACCAAGCACTCAAGAGTGACACCGTCCACTCCCTCTTCGGGCCTTCCTTGCTGAAGGTGTTGGTAACCGAGAAGGGCTGCCATGAGGCAAGGGTACATCTACCAAAAGGTCTGTGGTGGTATGACAAGGCGGGGATGGCTATTGAGGGTGGGTGCGACCTCACGGTCCCCTACCCGTGCAACGGGGAAGTGGTCTGGTTTGCCAGGGAAGGGTCTTCCATTCCCACAGCTCCCCATCTGACCCATCTTGGAACGGCATTTTTCGAGCAGGTGGAGTTCCTCGTATTCCCTGTCAGAACAACCGGAAAAGAAGTGATCTCCACGTACTTTGAGGATGATGGGAAGACGGAACTGCACAAGCAGAATTGCAATCTCTGGTCGTTGAAGGTATCCGAAAACCAGGTGGTAGTTACCAGGACCATAGTTGCACAAAGTGAGCCTGCAGGACGGTTGTTCACCCTGAAAGTCGGAACGAGGAAGTTCGAGTTCAATCCTGCTTCCCTGAAACGGGGAGAGAGCATCAGCTTTGCATTCTGA
- a CDS encoding LacI family DNA-binding transcriptional regulator: MREPVTIVDVAKAAGVSPATVTHALNGKRPVGEATRKKVLEAIEQLGYVPSWSASRMKRGSSGIIGCLAADITETFVNQIVRGIEHGLSGGQHSLFFVSGIEFGNDLKKAYQFLKSHKVEGILFCHHLPIWKEFNLDIQNSDIPIVSVNMDTPDMISVIPDNRTGGYQAAEHLYGCGMRNPAMICGPEDRLSVQDRLKGFSERVGELNLSMPTHSYFGTYDFSHGFEAANSIMDAHPETDGIFCANDYIAAGAISALQKRGYQVPRQVRVVGFDNRDFSEFWNVPITTFELPLQEMGMLGVSLLKQVINTGSYSKQKHVLQSKLIPRQSSKG; this comes from the coding sequence ATGCGAGAACCGGTGACCATCGTGGATGTAGCGAAAGCTGCAGGGGTTTCCCCTGCCACGGTTACGCATGCACTGAACGGCAAACGCCCGGTGGGGGAAGCTACCAGGAAGAAGGTGCTTGAGGCCATCGAACAGCTGGGCTATGTGCCCTCCTGGAGTGCTTCACGGATGAAACGCGGTTCTTCGGGGATCATCGGCTGTCTTGCCGCCGATATCACCGAGACGTTCGTCAACCAGATTGTACGTGGTATTGAGCACGGGCTTTCGGGGGGACAACACTCACTGTTCTTCGTCTCCGGTATTGAGTTCGGCAATGACCTGAAGAAGGCCTACCAATTCCTGAAGAGCCACAAGGTGGAGGGAATCCTGTTTTGCCACCACCTGCCGATCTGGAAGGAGTTCAACCTGGATATCCAGAACTCCGACATCCCGATTGTTTCGGTGAATATGGACACCCCGGATATGATCAGCGTGATTCCTGACAACCGGACAGGGGGGTATCAGGCGGCAGAGCACTTGTATGGATGCGGGATGCGCAATCCTGCAATGATATGCGGCCCCGAGGATCGTCTTTCAGTGCAGGATCGCCTGAAGGGGTTCTCTGAGCGGGTTGGTGAGCTGAATCTGAGTATGCCTACCCACTCATACTTCGGTACGTACGATTTCTCCCACGGTTTTGAGGCTGCCAACAGCATCATGGATGCACATCCTGAGACAGATGGAATATTCTGTGCAAATGACTATATTGCTGCAGGGGCTATCTCGGCTCTGCAGAAGCGAGGCTACCAGGTTCCCCGGCAGGTTCGGGTGGTGGGCTTCGACAATCGTGATTTCTCTGAGTTCTGGAATGTGCCCATCACTACGTTCGAGCTTCCGCTCCAAGAAATGGGTATGCTGGGGGTAAGCCTGCTCAAGCAGGTGATCAACACAGGATCCTACTCCAAGCAAAAGCATGTGCTGCAGTCCAAGCTTATTCCCAGGCAGAGCAGCAAGGGATAA
- a CDS encoding 2-aminoethylphosphonate aminotransferase yields MIREAVIVGAGLGSRLKDMTKDRPKGFLELDGSYLVEMSIKKLLEHGIERIIIGTGYCSEWYEKLAKKYPAIETVHNANYAGTGSMGTLEVCAAKVTSDILLLESDLIYDSVALFTLLNDHHRNVVLGSGATNSGDEVYIAVDENIEVAAISKKLEMVGKSYAELVGISKLSYKTLQAMCNFAASHHQDMPKMEYETALVGAQKMGEHLFVRKVNYLAWREIDDASHLEMATKEILPRIQENESIRQVRREVLLNPGPATTTDSVKYAQVCADICPREEEFGQMMRWICDELTLFIGKKEDYETVLFAGSGTLADEVMVSSCVPQDGKLLIINNGSYGQRLAKIASVYKMDYEVYESSTYEAIDLDALGKKLDEGSYTHLAAVYHETTTGLLNPIPQIGRMCHDRGIVTIIDTVSAFSAIPIDMERDCIDFMASTSNKCIQGMAGVCFVFCNRKELEKLKSEPMRNYYMNLYDQYQYFSKTLQTRFTPPVQILNALRQAIIETKQETIEARYARYTACWNILVDVVKELGLEMLVKEEEQSHLITAILEPQDGKYSFEEFHDLAREQNFTIYPGKLGNINTFRIANIGDIQPHEMEQFAQFMREYFRK; encoded by the coding sequence ATGATTCGAGAAGCGGTGATTGTTGGAGCGGGATTGGGCAGTCGTCTCAAGGATATGACCAAGGACAGGCCGAAAGGCTTTCTTGAGCTGGATGGTTCATACTTGGTGGAAATGTCCATCAAGAAACTGTTGGAACATGGTATCGAACGTATCATCATCGGTACCGGGTACTGCAGTGAGTGGTATGAGAAGCTTGCAAAGAAGTACCCTGCCATCGAGACGGTGCATAATGCAAACTATGCCGGAACAGGCAGTATGGGAACGCTTGAAGTCTGTGCTGCCAAAGTAACAAGTGACATCCTTCTGCTGGAATCAGATCTCATCTATGATTCTGTGGCTCTGTTCACCTTACTCAACGACCATCATCGGAATGTGGTGCTCGGTTCTGGTGCAACCAATTCAGGGGATGAGGTGTACATCGCCGTTGATGAGAATATTGAGGTTGCTGCAATTTCGAAGAAACTCGAGATGGTAGGGAAGTCCTATGCCGAATTGGTGGGCATTTCCAAACTCTCTTACAAGACGTTGCAAGCCATGTGCAACTTTGCCGCTTCCCACCATCAGGACATGCCCAAAATGGAGTATGAGACTGCTTTGGTCGGAGCCCAGAAGATGGGAGAGCATCTGTTTGTGCGAAAGGTGAATTATCTGGCATGGCGCGAGATTGACGATGCCTCGCACCTTGAGATGGCAACCAAGGAGATTCTTCCCAGGATTCAGGAGAATGAGAGCATTCGCCAGGTCCGTCGTGAGGTGCTGCTCAATCCTGGTCCTGCAACCACCACTGATTCGGTGAAGTATGCCCAGGTGTGTGCCGACATCTGTCCTCGTGAGGAAGAGTTTGGGCAGATGATGCGCTGGATTTGTGATGAACTCACCCTGTTCATTGGAAAGAAAGAAGACTACGAGACAGTCCTCTTTGCAGGCTCCGGAACCTTGGCTGACGAAGTCATGGTCTCCTCCTGTGTGCCTCAGGATGGGAAGCTGCTCATCATCAACAACGGTTCGTATGGACAGCGCTTAGCCAAGATTGCCTCAGTGTACAAGATGGACTATGAAGTCTATGAAAGCAGCACGTATGAAGCGATTGATCTGGATGCCTTGGGAAAGAAGCTTGATGAAGGTTCCTATACCCATCTTGCGGCAGTCTATCACGAGACAACCACTGGGTTGTTGAATCCCATTCCCCAGATAGGACGTATGTGCCATGACCGGGGCATTGTCACCATCATCGACACGGTGAGTGCGTTTTCAGCAATCCCCATCGATATGGAACGTGATTGCATCGACTTTATGGCATCCACTTCCAATAAGTGCATCCAGGGGATGGCTGGTGTATGTTTCGTATTCTGCAACCGAAAGGAGCTGGAAAAGCTCAAGAGTGAGCCGATGCGCAACTACTACATGAACCTGTATGACCAGTACCAGTATTTCTCCAAGACGTTGCAAACACGGTTCACACCTCCTGTTCAGATATTGAACGCATTGCGCCAAGCCATTATTGAGACCAAGCAAGAGACCATAGAAGCTCGTTATGCGCGCTATACGGCTTGCTGGAACATACTGGTGGATGTGGTGAAGGAGTTGGGCCTGGAGATGCTGGTGAAAGAGGAGGAACAATCCCACCTGATCACAGCAATTCTGGAGCCACAGGATGGCAAGTACTCATTTGAGGAGTTCCATGACCTGGCACGGGAGCAGAATTTTACCATCTATCCGGGAAAGCTGGGGAACATCAATACGTTCAGGATAGCCAACATCGGGGATATCCAACCCCATGAGATGGAGCAATTCGCTCAGTTCATGCGTGAGTATTTCAGAAAGTAG
- the aepY gene encoding phosphonopyruvate decarboxylase, translating into MIDPSSFVQELQKQGTGFFTGVPDSLLRNLCAFITDSFDAEHHIIAANEGNAVALAAGHYLATGTIPMVYMQNSGEGNAVNPLLSLADTDVYQIPLLLCIGWRGEPGVHDEPQHVKQGKVTLSLLETMGIPYQVLSSDEASMKVQVEQAYATMKTEQAPVALIVKKGLFAEYALQQPNRVEGKLTREEALEIIVSHTDPRAIFVSTTGMASRELYEIRERNGEGHEKDFLTVGSMGHASQIALGIALSKKTRQVYCLDGDGAVLMHLGGMAIIGKTKPENYFHIILNNGSHDSVGGQPTVGRDVDLVGVAKSLGYATAVKVSDESALVEALATKQAGPHCIEVLVKKGNRKDLGRPKSTPVENKQAFMHYIAEETT; encoded by the coding sequence ATGATCGATCCCTCTTCCTTTGTCCAGGAGCTCCAGAAACAGGGAACCGGATTCTTCACCGGTGTCCCTGACTCACTCTTGAGGAACCTTTGTGCGTTCATCACCGATTCTTTTGATGCTGAGCATCACATCATCGCAGCCAACGAAGGCAATGCAGTTGCCTTGGCAGCAGGACACTATCTTGCGACAGGCACCATTCCGATGGTGTACATGCAGAACTCTGGAGAAGGGAATGCAGTGAACCCACTGCTCTCCCTTGCTGATACCGATGTGTATCAGATCCCGTTGCTGCTCTGCATTGGTTGGAGAGGAGAGCCCGGGGTGCACGATGAACCCCAGCACGTCAAGCAAGGAAAGGTTACCTTGAGCCTGCTTGAAACCATGGGAATACCGTATCAGGTACTCTCTTCTGACGAAGCATCGATGAAAGTCCAGGTTGAGCAAGCGTATGCCACCATGAAGACTGAGCAGGCCCCCGTTGCTCTTATTGTCAAGAAAGGTCTGTTTGCTGAGTACGCACTTCAGCAACCCAATCGGGTGGAAGGCAAGCTTACCCGCGAAGAGGCCTTGGAAATCATTGTAAGCCATACTGATCCCCGTGCCATCTTCGTGTCTACCACAGGCATGGCCTCTCGTGAGCTCTATGAGATTCGTGAGAGAAACGGAGAAGGGCACGAGAAGGATTTTCTTACGGTCGGCTCCATGGGACACGCTTCCCAGATAGCGTTGGGGATTGCCCTGAGCAAGAAGACCCGACAGGTGTATTGCCTTGATGGTGATGGGGCTGTCCTCATGCACCTTGGTGGAATGGCCATCATCGGAAAAACGAAACCAGAGAACTACTTCCACATCATCCTGAACAACGGTTCTCATGACTCAGTAGGCGGCCAGCCGACGGTTGGACGTGACGTTGATCTGGTTGGTGTAGCCAAAAGTCTTGGCTATGCAACGGCCGTCAAGGTATCGGATGAAAGTGCTTTGGTTGAAGCTTTGGCAACTAAGCAGGCTGGACCACACTGTATTGAGGTGTTGGTGAAGAAGGGAAATCGCAAGGACCTTGGACGTCCGAAGAGTACACCTGTGGAGAACAAGCAGGCGTTCATGCACTATATAGCAGAGGAAACCACATGA
- the aepX gene encoding phosphoenolpyruvate mutase: MASVYLGITGDIIHPGIINIINEGAKYGELIVGLLTDSAIAPHKRLPYLSYEQRRVVVENIKGVSRIVPQQEWSYVPNLLKYKPDYIIHGDDWVTGPLSKIRDEVYAVMHELGGKVIEIPYTKGINSSALAEQQKAIGTTPEVRLKTLRRLLAAKPIVRILEVHDGLSGLIAEHVSVCKDGEFHTFDGMWSSSLTDSTSKGKPDIEAVDLTTRLQGVTDILECTTKPIIYDGDTGGLAEHFVYTVRTLERNGISAIIIEDKMGLKKNSLFGTDVKQHLAPIEDFSLKISMGKQAQVTKDFMIIARLESLIAGGTVAEALERAYAYVKAGADGIMIHSKDKIGEDVKEFCLAFRSEYSHVPLILVPTTYNQFTEAEFQQWGANIIIYANHMLRAAYPAMVDVAKSILENGRSLEADPLCMPIKQILELIPGTK; this comes from the coding sequence ATGGCTAGTGTATACCTAGGAATCACCGGGGATATCATCCATCCGGGAATCATCAATATCATCAATGAGGGAGCCAAATATGGGGAGCTCATCGTAGGGCTTCTCACCGATTCGGCTATTGCTCCCCACAAGAGACTTCCCTATCTCTCCTATGAACAGCGGAGAGTGGTGGTGGAGAACATCAAGGGCGTAAGCAGGATTGTCCCCCAACAAGAGTGGAGCTATGTTCCCAATCTATTGAAGTACAAGCCCGACTACATCATCCATGGCGATGATTGGGTTACCGGTCCCTTGAGCAAGATCCGGGATGAAGTGTATGCAGTCATGCATGAGCTTGGTGGGAAAGTCATTGAGATTCCCTACACCAAGGGCATCAACTCATCGGCATTGGCCGAGCAACAAAAAGCCATCGGAACCACCCCGGAAGTTCGCTTGAAGACACTCAGGCGTTTGCTGGCTGCCAAACCGATTGTGAGGATCCTTGAAGTCCATGATGGGCTATCCGGTCTTATCGCAGAGCATGTCTCTGTATGCAAGGATGGTGAGTTCCATACCTTCGATGGCATGTGGTCATCCAGCCTTACCGATTCCACCTCCAAAGGGAAACCAGATATCGAAGCAGTCGACCTGACAACCCGGCTCCAGGGAGTCACTGACATTCTGGAATGCACTACCAAACCCATCATCTATGATGGAGACACCGGTGGCCTTGCTGAGCATTTTGTGTACACCGTTCGAACGCTGGAGCGCAATGGCATCTCGGCCATCATCATTGAAGACAAAATGGGGCTGAAGAAGAACTCACTCTTCGGAACCGATGTGAAGCAACATCTTGCTCCCATCGAGGATTTCTCCTTGAAAATCAGCATGGGTAAGCAAGCCCAGGTGACCAAGGATTTCATGATCATTGCAAGGCTTGAATCCCTCATTGCCGGTGGTACTGTCGCCGAAGCCCTGGAACGAGCATATGCCTACGTGAAAGCAGGAGCAGACGGCATCATGATCCACAGCAAGGACAAGATCGGTGAGGATGTGAAGGAGTTCTGTCTTGCTTTCAGGAGCGAGTACAGCCATGTCCCTCTCATCCTGGTTCCTACTACCTACAACCAGTTTACTGAAGCGGAGTTCCAGCAGTGGGGTGCCAACATCATCATCTATGCAAACCACATGCTGCGGGCTGCCTATCCAGCAATGGTTGACGTTGCCAAATCGATTCTTGAGAACGGCCGTTCCTTGGAAGCCGATCCTCTCTGCATGCCGATCAAACAGATCCTGGAACTGATTCCAGGAACAAAATAG